tatatgtctatctatctatctatctatctatctatatatatatattctttgtgtgtgtgtgatatgtgttcgTGCACCTACGATGCTActacctttctttctgtcttcttaaGGCGGGACAGTCGAAGGCATAGAACACAACCCCGCATATAACAACCGCTCCGCTTTACAGGTGTTGTCAGCCGTGTGGGCGTTAGGCCTCCTCGCGCCCTCCGCCCAGATGTCCGTCAGGAGGCAGCTGCAGCCCGGAGAAGGCGCTGAGGATTCCGtggcctcctcctccagccctcaCGATGGCAGTCTTCCAGATgacagtgagaaagggaaaggtgttGGGACGTCCGCCTCGGGTatgagtttttatttattattattgttcttctttttcttcttcttcttcttcttattattattattattattattattatttattattattattattattattatttattattattattattattattattattatttattattattattattattattaatattatttattattattattattattattattaattattattattattgatattattattatattttattattattttttttttctattttgtttattctgaATCACGTATACTGTCTGTTAGTGTTGTGAGGAATTTCGCTTTACGCTACTTTTCTTCTTTAACAGGGGGTGATTCCGTCGGTGCCGAAGGAAAAGATGTTTTCTCCGTTTCTCAGGTGAGTCCCTAATATGTGGTATTTATGTCTAAATCCTTTTATTTATGTGTAAAATtacttccttcacacacacatacactcacacacacgctcgcacgcacgcacgcacaccaggttaatcttggtgtttttttttcattctctttttttatggcaAATATGTGGCCTCACCTTTAAGTGCTGAATGTCATTGAAATTGGGCTTAAGGGGAAGAATAGGTGTATTGACctactgtctatctatatacacactgtgtgtatagatagatagatatcacacACATAACATTgtcttcctatttatttttctgtcaaaCTATTTATCTgctgtctttccatctatctatctattcatctatctccatctctctatacatctatctgtaaatatatctatccatgAGGGATTTCATCTGCGTCCGCAGTCACCGACGGACGAGGCAGGCGAGAGAATCTTCAATGACTCAGTAGTCAACTTCGTGAGAGATCTGACACTGTCATCAAGTGACGAGGACATTCGGACACTGATGGCCGTTTTGCACTCTTTAAGTAAGTGGCaactgagggagagagattttCCGACGGATGTTGTTTTAAAGTACTGATTTTTTACTGAAATTCGGTATGTTATATTGGCAAAATCTTTCTCTAAATGCAAAAATGCCCAGTTAGATATGCCAGTGGTCGCGGTCTATTTGTTGATTGCTTGTGGTATACTTTTAATATCAAGGCTTGATATAATGCATGGGAGGGCATGTGTTTACGGTTTTGGCCCGTGCTATGCTGTTGCTTAGTACAGCactgtgaatgtatatgtatgtatacttcgtcgaagaatacaaaaaaatcccAAATTGTGCTTGTCTctaagggccgtactttaaaaactttcgccagtgctggcgttcgcctggcgaagcttcgcctggcgaacctctgagtgagggaggccttacttttaaacccaacgttcgccaggcgctaacatcttgcattcccgctaaatgtagcgcaaatttgtttacatctgcagtgcaaataacataacctaaacttaattattaacctcgagagaagacgaaaatgtttccgcaatagtctcactttatactataacaaaggagttaaaatttaactttatgctataacaaagaagttgaaaatatctttatactataacaaaattaactttatactttatgctatatttcactttatactataacaaggttaactttatggcccgtacttttaaaaccttttgctttttctcgcgttttttttcattcgccgaagcgctagatttatcaggaatccaagatgttagcgcctggcgatccctttcgttcgccaggcctggagAACACCTGCcctgggtttaaaagtaaggcctccctcactcagatgttcgcctggcgaagcttcgccaggcgaacgccagcattggcgaaaggttttaaaagtactttatactatactatatctaccttatacttttatacaaaaaataactttatactttaacaagagtttaaaaattactattttactattcctaactgatgtaagatattgaactgtaggcctacaagcgtatcattaaagacgcctcattatagggcggtggagcactatagccatgtttctatagccaaaagtaaacatgccggcataaaaacacttctggtaacatttgtgaatagaacattatccttacaaccaaaataacaacaacctaaatctaaataagtcatctcgggggtggggggtaggggtaggggggtaggaatcagctgatgtcttgagctctcgactggaacatcgaaggtcttgaaaaaaatacgtatatacgttatttcataacaaattatgattttaagatattttataatttcaatgtgattcctacatcctatcatacacaaatatgttactaatttataatttgaaaacaagaaaatggtattcaaacagctctcttcgccaggctgttccaatatgatctttcgccagccctggcgaacgttcgccaggcatgattttaaaagtacgaaattccggatcgcccggcgaaacccttcgccagccctggcgaagggtttttaaagtacgggcctaatTTGGGTTGCTAACTATCCCTCCAGAGGCCTCCTTAACCCTTTTCAAATGGTTCTCTGTCTTGCAATATGGCAATCGCTGTCCTCTTCCTCAGTGTCGGACGGCACCTTCGGCCCCCTTACGGCAACCGTGACCAGGGGGAACTCGGCCATCAAGCGAGAGGGCCAGATGCCAGGGCGCGTCGGCCAGCAGGTGCAGGACCAGCTGGGGGAGCAGATGGAGGCTCTGACCAAGGGCGAGGTCGAGGTCGTGCCTCAGCAGATGGCCGAGTTCACCCTCGAACCGCATCTCGGTCCCGCCATATTGCCTTTTCAGGTGGGTATTCCGGTGTTCGATTGCGCATACGTGTTTGTACATAACCGTGGCATGTTTCAAAGCATAAGAACTTTGAAATTTGAAATGTGAAAACAATATCGGTTATTTTTACGTTTATGTTTCTCTTATACGTAACAAAGACGTGAGATTGTTTGCGAACCTCGTGCAGGGAACCACTGAACAGAGTCACGATTGATAAGCAACATTTCACAGGTTCCTGAAGGATACTTCGTGCCCTTTCTCCCCCGTCGGGCCTTCGGCGTGGTGAACGGCGCTGTACGTCCCCCGCACGGCCACGGCACCTTCTACGTGCACCGCCCTCCCGGCCTCGTCGACGTGCCCAACTCCCCTGCCTTCGGGTTCCTCTTCAGCGGCTACAGGAGGTTCGACCCAGAGGCCCCGCGCACGCCCCACGATTTCCACGCGTCTCCTGCCAGCGCGATCGACGAATCCCCCCTGGTCGAGCACGGGGAATCCCCCTTGGTCGAGCACGGGGAATCCCCGGCCTCGGCTGACGTGGAGGAAGTAATTCCCTGACCGAGAGTAATCCTTGTaatgttccttttatttcttttatttagattttttttattggtaatgatgaaacatttttatacaaatCATTTGATGATTAATTCTATGCATTTTACGGTTTTATAAACACGTTTACAATAAACTTACAAAATAATCAACGGTCTATCTATTCGTCTCCAATTCGGTAAATGAAGCAAATAGTCAATAATGTATACCTTTGAAATATTCTAAGGATATATAGAGTCAGAAGATATCATTTAGTGATCTAAATGCAGAATTAATTAAATTTCCCATAATTTTGCAAAAAGGTTTTAacccttaataaaaaaaaaatcttgtttataGAGCCTTCACTTCTGGCAATGGAAATATTGATTACCTAAAACATTCTTAGGAAAAATTGAGTTAGAAGATATTATTCAATGATCTAGATGTAAATTTCCCATAATTTTGCAAAAATGGCAATGAAATTATTGCACAGGATAAATGCGCACAGAAAATGAATGCACAATACGTCCTATGAAAGAgaactgagaaaaaaatataaccatGATTGATCTAGTGGCACTTATTATTGCTCCAGCAGTTGTGAATTTTGTGATTTAAGAACTTTTTATGGGTGACTCGGAAAGGCAAAAGCTGAGTGACGGATAAGATGGCAAATtctaaacaaaaaatatgataattccaGCATGATAATTTTTTCTAGTTCAACTTAATGACGGATATGATTAAACTTATAACAATCGCAAATGTAGAAAGGGTTTAATATTATGAATCAAACAAGACCAAACCTACTGGTAAATAAGAATTTGTCGAAGAATTCAGACAAAAatgtagtaataaaaaaaaaaaaaaatcttgagagcAGCTTTCAATATGAATCTGCAGAAATATCGATAATGGCCTCTATAAATTGGCCAATAGATTATTTGGAATCGATTATAATGAGCATGTATTGGCTTCAGTTTTATAAAATATCTTGCCCTGACAGCGAATTTAGATATTCAGAATCACCTTAATATTTGAGGATCCGCGTAAAGTCAACGAAAAGATGTATGATAGTGAAAGCTATCGATAGACTGACCAAAATTTCAGTAATGACAACCCTATATACCGATAGTCTATTGTTTTTGCACTTCCCGCTGTTGAGTGTATATGTATCTCGCCCGTTAGATACAGTAATACACGATTTTGTCATTGAGAGGAGGCTATCTTATTTACCGAGTAGCGTTATGAAGTTCAACAACAATTCACTGAGTTGGAAGACACGGTTTgttgtttacatattcatttgcGACACGCTGGACGATCCCTGTTTTCCCATGTTCCCGGGTCACGCTGGGCGAACTCGTGGCGTGAACATGTTTGCTCCATTCTGACTCGCACTcacacccccccaacacacattAAAGATattagacaaagagaaagaactgAAGAGAGttaccagggagggagggagagaagaagaaaagaagggggcaTCTTGGAACGGCGTCCAGTACGTCACTCGCCTCCGGAGGGCAAGGAATCCCGAAGAAAaagtcgaaagaaagagagaaagttcctCCCCATCTCGGAGAACAACAAGCCTTTAAATACTCTGCCATGAGGAGGTCAAGGGTCGCGATCATTGTGCTCATGACCTTCTATCACTGCCTGGGTCAGAGGGACGATGAAGAGAATATTCGTTTGAGCTCACAGTCTCTCTTTGTCGCTGACTACGTGGCTTTCTATGGCATAAAGCAGGTATGCCTCCTTGGTGAAGGTGAGTGGTAAAAAGATTATTTGCGTATTGATTGCAAATATGGTGTGGCATATGACTTCATCTAAAGTTGGGAATTTAACTGCAAAATTCAGGGAAAGATCAGCATCATTACCTTCAGTTCATTTTTCAAATTTCACATCATAATGGAACTCAGGAAGTAAAATAGGAACATGAAAACATTACATAACATTCAGGGACTTTGCTGCATACCAACATCGCTTTAAGAGAGCCGTTAACTCTTTCTATTTGCATTCCTTAGAAGCAAGGACATGGAATATCAAGATGTTTTCCTTGCTCGCTGCTGAGACTCCGTTTTCCTACACCTCCGCGTtcgggggtggaggagagactgatgtaaagggaaataaacataATAGCCAGGGTCTGGCTGTCGACGGAAAAAGCGGGCACAATAGGACAGCATTTCGAAGCATCCCAGGCTTTTCGAGCTGCCCTGGCTTAAAAGTACTCAGACTTGAAACTTTAGCCAATCAAAAGCTCTTTAGCGAGGTATgaacttgtctttttttctggttctagttttcttagtattattattagtatataattagtattatataaaaaaacatcctCAATTTTGGTATAGCATTCACTTTAGACTCATGAAACCAATATACGCAGATATTTCAAAATCACAGGACTCCaactacaaaaaaaatcaaattttcaTGACTACAGAACCTTTAGTATATTCAAATAGTATAATTTGTTTACTGACTTTTTCGTTTAGATGTTTAGAGGCGTTGAGGCGACAAGGAGCTGGTTGCTGATCTCCACGCACGTGATTCCGAAGGTGCT
The sequence above is a segment of the Penaeus vannamei isolate JL-2024 chromosome 31, ASM4276789v1, whole genome shotgun sequence genome. Coding sequences within it:
- the LOC113826671 gene encoding uncharacterized protein — translated: MLSRLQVLSAVWALGLLAPSAQMSVRRQLQPGEGAEDSVASSSSPHDGSLPDDSEKGKGVGTSASGGDSVGAEGKDVFSVSQSPTDEAGERIFNDSVVNFVRDLTLSSSDEDIRTLMAVLHSLMSDGTFGPLTATVTRGNSAIKREGQMPGRVGQQVQDQLGEQMEALTKGEVEVVPQQMAEFTLEPHLGPAILPFQVPEGYFVPFLPRRAFGVVNGAVRPPHGHGTFYVHRPPGLVDVPNSPAFGFLFSGYRRFDPEAPRTPHDFHASPASAIDESPLVEHGESPLVEHGESPASADVEEVIP